From a single Candidatus Nitrospira nitrosa genomic region:
- a CDS encoding SDR family NAD(P)-dependent oxidoreductase: MKRTCDICLATLGLLITSPLLALIALLIKLDSSGPVIFRQIRVGQGFRPFAIRKFRTMVATDSVGGPLVTVGRDRRITRVGHILRGLKLDELPQLWNVLLGDMSLVGPRPEVPRYVECARAEFAEVLTVRPGITDLASLKYINEAAILDASANPEEEYQHKVLPEKLRLAKLYIRHMSLRLDFAIILQTVLRIAKLPLVVLTLPELKAAVEVSTDSPWSGLSAFIIRWRRPIIVVIDVGLIILANYLAFFLRYDGNIPQGERYVFEQTVLGLVAVRGVAFALYGLNEGLWRYTSLWDLQNILKGVLASTVAFVGWVYWVMGIYSYPRSIFAIDAILVVGFLAGVRLSSRVLRDKVVFQKRRRVLVIGAGDSGERVVREMKTRSVFNCQPVGLVDDNGLLLNQRIHGVRVLGAMQDIPKLMETLKPEVVVVAVPNPTPEFLRDLVIKLEPYDVSIKTLPGKEELLTDQSAVSQIRNVSIPDLLSRAPVNLDSRATRQLVRDKTVMITGAGGSIGSELARQIASFEPKVLLLYERHENSLYNIHKELDDKKYPFSIIPLIGDITDAQRLSAVLERYRPQILFHAAAHKHVPLVEANPVEAVKNNCIGTRIVAEAASLYGVEQFVHISTDKAVNPSSVMGATKRVAELVIQDIARTSRTRFLLVRFGNVLGSSGSVLLRFQEQIRSGGPVTVTHPEIRRYFMLIPEAVQLVLQAATIGEQGHTYILDMGEQIKVLDIARSLIRLSGLVPGRDVPIRFVGLRPGEKLYEELVGEGEIAVNSPLDKILQIRTVNPLDFDIFREKLSALEVASSHDEPIVVLEHLKEIVPMFATAGTESELEAIPSGVDSFVKQ; this comes from the coding sequence ATGAAACGTACGTGTGATATTTGTTTGGCAACTCTTGGATTGCTCATCACCTCGCCGCTCCTGGCTCTGATTGCTCTGTTGATCAAGCTTGACTCGTCAGGGCCTGTGATCTTCCGGCAGATTCGTGTCGGGCAAGGATTCCGCCCATTCGCGATTCGAAAGTTTCGCACAATGGTCGCGACTGATTCAGTGGGCGGCCCACTTGTCACTGTTGGTCGAGATCGTCGTATCACGAGGGTTGGGCATATTTTGCGGGGGCTTAAGCTTGATGAATTGCCACAGTTATGGAATGTCCTTCTAGGGGATATGAGCCTTGTGGGGCCAAGACCGGAAGTTCCTCGTTATGTGGAGTGTGCACGTGCGGAATTTGCCGAAGTGCTTACGGTGCGACCTGGTATCACGGACTTGGCGTCGTTGAAGTACATTAATGAAGCCGCAATTCTCGACGCTTCGGCGAACCCTGAGGAAGAGTATCAGCATAAAGTTCTTCCGGAAAAGCTACGGCTGGCAAAGCTCTATATCCGCCATATGTCTTTGCGGCTTGATTTCGCCATTATCTTGCAGACCGTGCTTCGTATTGCCAAATTGCCCCTTGTGGTTCTTACGCTTCCGGAGCTCAAGGCTGCAGTTGAGGTTTCGACCGATTCTCCATGGTCAGGCTTGTCTGCTTTCATTATCAGATGGAGGCGGCCCATTATTGTTGTAATCGACGTAGGGCTTATCATTCTGGCTAACTACCTAGCATTTTTCCTGCGATACGATGGGAATATTCCCCAGGGCGAGCGCTACGTCTTTGAGCAGACTGTACTGGGGTTGGTTGCCGTCAGGGGAGTTGCATTTGCTTTGTATGGCCTGAACGAAGGTTTGTGGCGATACACCAGCTTGTGGGATCTTCAGAATATTCTGAAGGGTGTCCTGGCGAGCACAGTCGCGTTTGTCGGCTGGGTTTATTGGGTGATGGGGATTTACAGCTACCCTCGTTCCATATTTGCTATCGATGCCATACTCGTAGTGGGGTTCCTTGCAGGCGTGAGATTATCCTCGAGAGTTTTGCGCGATAAAGTCGTATTTCAGAAACGGCGAAGGGTATTGGTGATTGGTGCTGGAGATTCGGGCGAGCGGGTTGTGCGAGAGATGAAGACGCGCAGCGTATTTAATTGCCAACCTGTTGGGCTTGTTGACGACAATGGTCTACTCCTCAATCAGCGTATTCACGGAGTTCGCGTGCTGGGGGCCATGCAAGATATCCCTAAGCTGATGGAAACGCTCAAGCCAGAGGTTGTTGTGGTTGCGGTGCCCAATCCGACACCGGAGTTCCTTCGTGACCTGGTCATCAAGCTAGAGCCATATGATGTGTCAATTAAGACCTTGCCTGGCAAGGAAGAGCTTCTCACGGATCAAAGCGCTGTTAGTCAGATTCGAAATGTGTCCATCCCCGATCTTTTGTCTCGTGCCCCTGTGAATCTCGACAGTCGTGCCACGAGACAGCTAGTGCGAGATAAAACGGTCATGATTACTGGTGCAGGTGGATCGATTGGGTCAGAATTGGCTCGCCAAATTGCGTCGTTCGAGCCCAAGGTGCTGTTGTTGTATGAGCGTCACGAGAACAGTCTCTATAACATCCATAAGGAGCTTGATGATAAGAAGTATCCCTTCTCAATTATTCCATTGATTGGGGATATTACAGATGCACAAAGACTTTCGGCCGTACTTGAGCGATACCGTCCGCAGATTTTGTTTCATGCAGCGGCGCACAAGCATGTCCCTCTTGTTGAGGCGAATCCTGTTGAGGCCGTGAAGAATAATTGCATTGGCACGCGTATCGTGGCTGAAGCGGCCAGTCTTTATGGAGTAGAGCAATTCGTCCATATTTCGACTGACAAAGCAGTCAACCCATCGAGTGTGATGGGTGCGACCAAACGAGTGGCTGAGCTCGTTATTCAGGACATTGCCAGAACCAGCCGGACGAGATTTCTTCTCGTTCGGTTTGGAAATGTTCTCGGCAGTAGTGGGAGCGTCTTGCTTCGTTTCCAGGAACAGATCAGATCTGGTGGTCCGGTGACGGTGACGCACCCGGAGATCCGACGCTACTTCATGCTGATTCCGGAGGCGGTGCAGCTGGTTCTCCAGGCGGCCACTATTGGGGAGCAAGGTCATACCTACATTCTCGATATGGGGGAGCAAATCAAAGTGCTGGATATTGCTCGAAGTCTTATTCGTTTGTCCGGACTTGTCCCCGGTAGAGATGTTCCTATTCGATTTGTAGGGCTTCGTCCGGGAGAGAAGCTGTATGAGGAGTTAGTCGGTGAGGGAGAGATCGCGGTGAACTCCCCGCTGGACAAGATTTTGCAAATCCGGACGGTCAATCCTCTCGACTTCGACATATTTCGAGAGAAACTATCGGCGCTGGAAGTTGCCAGCTCTCATGATGAGCCCATTGTCGTGCTTGAACACCTGAAGGAAATTGTTCCGATGTTTGCGACAGCGGGTACGGAGTCTGAACTGGAAGCCATTCCAAGCGGAGTCGATTCTTTCGTGAAACAGTGA